From the genome of Papaver somniferum cultivar HN1 chromosome 2, ASM357369v1, whole genome shotgun sequence, one region includes:
- the LOC113352108 gene encoding uncharacterized protein LOC113352108: protein MTVLSVIEKPTGEASSSPSSLLPLSHLTSYVPAATWSQNGSSPASSGGSGGSGGGSAALSTSTSSSSTDRTVVIPQPVRPVGSCVTVKCITETFGDQEIGLGFLGRTDEEKKINLEKDACPGFISDSLNRVRWTNEAYRKLVNQDGFGYGGEQRPEMVWLVTKDNESLPSRCEGFVCRVRLQYTCKKERHSLIVPCDVWKMNDSGGGFAWRLDVKAALSLGR, encoded by the exons ATGACGGTTTTAAGTGTGATTG AGAAACCCACCGGTGAAGcatcatcttcaccatcatcacttCTACCGTTGAGTCATCTGACTAGTTATGTACCTGCTGCAACATGGAGCCAAAACGGCAGTAGTCCAGCTAGTAGTGGAGGGTCGGGCGGATCAGGTGGTGGTTCTGCTGCActatcaacatcaacatcatcatcatcaacagatcGGACGGTTGTGATTCCACAGCCAGTAAGACCAGTAGGATCATGTGTAACTGTGAAGTGTATAACTGAAACATTCGGTGATCAAGAGATAgggttagggtttttaggaagaACTGACGAAGAAAAAAAGATTAATCTAGAGAAAGACGCGTGTCCTGGATTCATATCTGACAGTTTGAATAGAGTGAGATGGACCAACGAAGCGTACAGAAAACTAGTGAATCAAGATGGGTTCGGTTATGGCGGAGAACAGAGACCGGAAATGGTGTGGTTGGTAACGAAAGATAACGAATCTTTACCGTCGAGATGTGAAGGGTTTGTTTGTAGGGTTAGATTACAGTATACGTGTAAGAAGGAGAGGCACTCGTTGATTGTACCTTGTGATGTTTGGAAAATGAACGACAGTGGTGGTGGTTTTGCATGGAGGTTAGATGTTAAAGCTGCTTTGAGCTTAGGTCGTTAA
- the LOC113349312 gene encoding zinc finger CCCH domain-containing protein 20-like has product MMVHVPPWSLYDQDSVSGNNNNMMYQLPVSGVGSGCNSNNINNGGDYSPLCMSEAISALSRYLPSNDLDSDDSDLSSVVDAYSCDEFRMYEFKVRRCSRGRSHDWTECPYAHPGEKARRRDPRKFHYSGSACPDFRKGNCKRGDTCEYAHGVFECWLHPARYRTQPCKDGTSCRRRVCFFAHTPEQLRILPSQSQLSPRNESSPPSYDGSPLRVALDSYYVGSSPTSTLNLSPPMSPNSGSPPMSPSTGMGRSIIGSNSVNEMILNLRNLQLNKVKSAPSSWVLGSSSFCSPRASSSLRPGFSSLPTTPTRTPTATRSGGVGYLDFWDQCSSLEEEPAMERVESGRNLRSKIYEKLSKENSFGRERVDSVPGSCGPDVQWVSELVK; this is encoded by the coding sequence ATGATGGTTCATGTACCACCATGGTCACTGTATGATCAAGATTCAGTTTCTGGTAACAACAACAATATGATGTATCAACTTCCAGTAAGCGGAGTTGGTTCTGGTTGTAacagcaacaacatcaacaatggAGGAGATTACTCGCCGTTATGCATGAGTGAAGCGATTTCAGCTTTATCACGTTATTTACCATCAAACGATCTTGATTCAGATGATTCAGACTTATCATCAGTCGTTGATGCTTATTCCTGTGATGAGTTTCGTATGTATGAGTTCAAAGTAAGGAGATGTTCAAGAGGAAGATCACATGATTGGACTGAATGTCCATACGCACATCCAGGTGAGAAAGCAAGAAGAAGAGATCCCCGGAAGTTTCATTATTCCGGTTCCGCTTGTCCTGATTTCCGGAAAGGGAATTGCAAAAGAGGTGATACTTGTGAATACGCACACGGCGTGTTTGAGTGTTGGTTGCACCCAGCTCGTTATCGTACGCAGCCTTGTAAAGATGGTACCAGTTGTCGTCGTCGTGTTTGTTTCTTTGCTCATACACCTGAACAGTTGAGGATTCTTCCGAGTCAGTCTCAACTCAGTCCTAGAAATGAGTCTTCACCACCGAGTTACGATGGTTCGCCACTTCGTGTCGCTTTGGATTCTTACTATGTTGGTTCTTCACCTACTTCTACTTTGAATCTGTCGCCACCGATGTCTCCTAATTCTGGGTCACCACCTATGTCTCCAAGTACTGGTATGGGTCGGTCTATTATTGGGTCCAACTCGGTTAATGAAATGATCTTGAATCTTCGTAATTTACAGCTTAACAAAGTGAAATCTGCACCTTCTTCATGGGTTCTTGGTAGTTCTAGTTTTTGTTCACCTAGGGCTAGTTCTAGCCTTCGTCCTGGTTTTAGCAGTTTGCCAACGACTCCAACTCGGACTCCAACAGCAACTAGGTCTGGTGGAGTTGGGTATCTCGATTTTTGGGATCAGTGTAGTTCTCTGGAAGAAGAACCAGCAATGGAGAGAGTTGAATCCGGTAGAAACTTACGTTCAAAGATTTATGAAAAGCTTAGCAAGGAAAACTCCTTTGGACGTGAACGAGTTGACTCAGTTCCTGGCTCTTGTGGTCCTGATGTTCAGTGGGTTTCCGagcttgtcaagtga